The Martelella sp. AD-3 genome includes a region encoding these proteins:
- a CDS encoding lipoprotein-releasing ABC transporter permease subunit, protein MAAAEPAKDTAEIPAKAKPFSVFERMVAWRYLRSRRKEAFISVIAGFSFLGIMLGVATLIIVMAVMNGFRSELVSRILGINGHIVVLPAGQPFSDYAALTKRLEGVEGVRLAFPLVEGQALVSGARGAGSGALVRGVRPDDMLKLDTVSDNIVEGDMVGYTAGEGVLVGSRMAASLGLFAGDKITLISPEGDVTPFGVNPRVKAYTISGIFEIGMSEYDASIIFMPLAEAQSYFNAGGHVQSIEVFVDHPDDVDQVIPRIREAAGEDIAISDWRQNNRTFFSALEVERNVMFMILTLIVIVAALNIISGLIMLVKDKGPDIAILRTMGATSGAIMRIFFMTGAAIGIVGTFAGVFLGVIVCLNIESIRQFFSWVTGTVLFDPQLYFLSTLPAEMSLGETLTVVIMSLTLSFIATIVPAWRASRLDPVQALRYE, encoded by the coding sequence ATGGCTGCGGCCGAACCCGCGAAGGACACTGCGGAGATCCCCGCGAAAGCGAAGCCTTTTTCCGTTTTCGAACGCATGGTCGCGTGGCGCTATCTGCGGTCGCGCCGCAAGGAGGCCTTCATTTCGGTGATCGCCGGCTTCTCCTTCCTCGGCATCATGCTGGGCGTTGCCACGCTGATCATCGTCATGGCCGTGATGAACGGGTTTCGCAGCGAACTCGTCAGCCGCATTCTCGGCATCAACGGCCATATCGTCGTTCTGCCCGCCGGCCAGCCTTTTTCCGATTATGCGGCGTTGACGAAGCGCCTCGAGGGCGTCGAGGGCGTGCGTCTCGCCTTTCCGCTGGTGGAAGGCCAGGCGCTGGTTTCCGGCGCGCGCGGGGCGGGCAGCGGCGCTTTGGTCCGCGGTGTCCGTCCGGACGACATGCTGAAGCTCGACACCGTCTCCGACAATATCGTCGAGGGCGACATGGTCGGCTATACCGCGGGCGAGGGGGTTCTGGTCGGGTCGCGCATGGCCGCCTCGCTCGGGCTTTTCGCCGGCGACAAGATCACCCTGATCTCGCCGGAAGGGGACGTGACCCCCTTTGGCGTCAATCCACGGGTAAAGGCCTATACGATCTCCGGCATTTTCGAGATCGGCATGTCGGAATACGACGCCTCGATCATCTTCATGCCGCTTGCCGAGGCGCAGTCCTATTTCAATGCCGGCGGCCATGTGCAGAGCATCGAGGTCTTCGTCGATCACCCCGATGATGTCGATCAGGTGATCCCGCGGATCCGCGAGGCCGCCGGCGAGGATATCGCGATCTCCGACTGGCGGCAGAACAACCGGACCTTCTTTTCCGCGCTGGAGGTGGAGCGCAACGTCATGTTCATGATCCTGACGCTGATCGTGATCGTCGCCGCGCTCAACATCATTTCCGGACTGATCATGCTGGTGAAGGACAAGGGCCCCGATATCGCGATCCTCAGGACCATGGGCGCGACATCCGGCGCGATCATGCGGATCTTCTTCATGACCGGGGCCGCGATCGGCATCGTCGGCACGTTTGCGGGCGTGTTTCTGGGCGTCATCGTCTGTCTCAACATCGAATCGATTCGCCAGTTCTTCTCCTGGGTCACCGGGACGGTGCTGTTCGATCCGCAGCTCTACTTCCTGAGCACGCTGCCGGCCGAAATGAGCCTCGGGGAAACGCTCACGGTGGTGATCATGTCGCTCACGCTTTCCTTCATCGCGACGATCGTTCCGGCCTGGCGCGCCTCGCGGCTCGATCCCGTCCAGGCGCTGCGCTACGAATAG
- a CDS encoding ABC transporter ATP-binding protein: MANPSLELKSIVHEYGQGDSVLTILNGASLRLMPGEMVALVAPSGTGKSTLLQIAGLLEKPTAGEVFVNGREASALDDDARTAFRRNDVGFVYQFHHLLPEFTARENIMLPQLIAGLSTREASERADQMLDYLKIGHRAEHRPAELSGGEQQRVAIGRAVANAPSLLLADEPTGNLDPGTAGYVFEALEALVRQSGLSALIATHNLDIAERMDRRLTLRDGLVVDRDHAAA; encoded by the coding sequence GTGGCCAATCCGTCTCTGGAACTGAAGTCGATCGTGCATGAATACGGGCAGGGCGACAGTGTGCTGACGATACTGAACGGTGCGTCGCTGAGGCTCATGCCGGGCGAGATGGTGGCGCTGGTGGCGCCGTCAGGCACCGGCAAGTCGACCCTGCTGCAGATCGCCGGCCTTCTGGAAAAGCCGACCGCCGGCGAGGTGTTTGTCAACGGCAGGGAGGCCTCCGCGCTTGACGATGACGCCAGGACGGCATTCAGACGCAATGATGTCGGCTTCGTCTACCAGTTCCATCACCTGCTGCCGGAATTCACGGCGCGCGAGAACATCATGCTGCCGCAGCTGATTGCGGGGCTCTCCACGCGCGAGGCGTCCGAGCGCGCGGACCAGATGCTCGACTATCTCAAGATCGGCCATCGCGCCGAGCACCGGCCGGCGGAACTTTCCGGCGGCGAGCAGCAGCGCGTGGCCATCGGCCGGGCGGTTGCCAATGCGCCGAGCCTACTGCTTGCCGACGAGCCGACCGGCAATCTCGATCCCGGCACGGCCGGCTATGTGTTCGAGGCGCTCGAGGCGCTCGTCCGTCAGTCCGGACTTTCGGCGCTGATTGCGACGCATAATCTCGACATTGCGGAGCGGATGGACCGTCGCCTCACCCTCAGGGACGGGCTCGTCGTCGACCGCGACCATGCCGCCGCCTGA
- a CDS encoding tyrosine-type recombinase/integrase, protein MASSGRENPDRFLQRRSGIYGYVRRVPAKLSGVDERSPAVRISLGTRDLSEARVKRDIHEEADNALWASMLAGGDRAQANARYKAAVARAHALGFSYRTTMEILASESGSMIHDRLMALSRLPVGGHDASAVVGLEKHPRVPVSEAFSVYTDEIAAPELTGKSDFQRFSWLKVKRRALNNFIEVVGDKPIDEITRQDATKFYNFWLTRIAPKEGRATHTASSGNRDIGNMRKLFTDYHRYRGVDDVKNPFAGLSFSQKVKTTRPPFPTEWISRRILKVGTLAGLNVEARAILLALIETGARPSEICNLTRGMIDLDADVPHILIEPRSDPDDRREIKTASSIRAVPLVGVALAAMRGHPNGFPRYKNKENGLSATLNKYFREHKLFPSSRHKIYSLRHSFEDRMKEAGVDTELRMMMMGHTIDRPQYGAGGSLSWKRDALEKIKLDFDEAIV, encoded by the coding sequence GTGGCTTCTAGCGGGCGAGAAAATCCGGATCGTTTTCTTCAGCGCCGTTCAGGCATTTATGGCTACGTGCGAAGGGTTCCGGCTAAGCTTTCAGGTGTCGATGAGCGTTCGCCTGCTGTCAGGATTTCGCTGGGCACACGCGATCTTTCCGAAGCCCGGGTTAAGCGAGATATTCATGAGGAGGCCGACAACGCACTTTGGGCTTCCATGTTGGCAGGTGGCGACCGCGCGCAGGCCAATGCTCGCTATAAGGCAGCTGTCGCCAGGGCGCATGCGCTTGGCTTTTCCTATCGAACCACTATGGAAATTCTTGCTAGCGAAAGTGGGTCTATGATTCATGACAGGCTGATGGCGCTTTCCAGGCTTCCTGTCGGTGGTCATGACGCCTCGGCTGTTGTGGGGCTTGAAAAGCATCCGCGCGTGCCGGTTTCCGAAGCCTTCTCTGTCTACACTGACGAAATTGCGGCGCCGGAGCTGACCGGGAAGAGCGATTTCCAGAGGTTTTCATGGCTGAAGGTGAAGCGACGGGCGCTGAACAATTTTATCGAGGTCGTTGGCGACAAGCCGATCGATGAGATTACGAGGCAGGATGCCACGAAATTCTATAATTTTTGGCTGACGCGTATTGCCCCAAAGGAAGGCCGTGCGACGCACACCGCTTCGTCAGGCAACCGCGATATTGGCAATATGCGGAAGCTCTTCACTGACTATCATCGATACCGCGGCGTCGACGATGTGAAGAACCCCTTTGCCGGACTTTCTTTTTCCCAGAAGGTGAAGACAACCCGTCCACCTTTCCCTACCGAGTGGATATCCAGGCGGATACTTAAGGTCGGGACTCTTGCTGGGCTTAATGTCGAGGCGAGGGCGATCTTGCTGGCGCTGATAGAGACGGGGGCTCGGCCGTCGGAGATCTGTAACCTTACCCGCGGCATGATCGACCTTGACGCGGATGTGCCGCATATCTTGATCGAGCCTCGTTCTGATCCCGATGACCGGCGCGAGATCAAAACCGCTTCTTCGATCCGCGCCGTGCCGCTGGTAGGAGTAGCGCTTGCCGCCATGCGCGGGCATCCGAATGGCTTCCCACGCTACAAGAATAAGGAAAACGGACTCTCGGCGACGCTCAACAAATATTTCCGTGAACATAAGTTGTTCCCGTCATCGCGCCACAAGATCTATTCTCTCCGGCATTCCTTTGAGGATCGGATGAAGGAGGCTGGTGTTGATACCGAGTTGCGGATGATGATGATGGGGCACACGATCGACCGTCCGCAATATGGCGCAGGCGGCTCGCTATCCTGGAAGCGGGATGCGCTGGAGAAGATCAAGCTGGATTTTGATGAGGCGATTGTTTGA